One Mesoplodon densirostris isolate mMesDen1 chromosome X, mMesDen1 primary haplotype, whole genome shotgun sequence genomic region harbors:
- the GJB1 gene encoding gap junction beta-1 protein produces MNWTGLYTLLSGVNRHSTAIGRVWLSVIFIFRIMVLVVAAESVWGDEKSSFICNTLQPGCNSVCYDHFFPISHVRLWSLQLILVSTPALLVAMHVAHQQHIEKKMLRLEGHGDPLHLEEVKRHKVHISGTLWWTYVISVVFRLLFEAAFMYVFYLLYPGYAMVRLVKCEAYPCPNTVDCFVSRPTEKTVFTVFMLAASGICIILNVAEVVYLIFRACARRAQRRSNPPSRKGSGGFGHRLSPEYKQNEINKLLSEQDGSLKDILRRSPGTGAGLAEKSDRCSAC; encoded by the coding sequence ATGAATTGGACGGGTTTGTACACCTTGCTCAGTGGTGTGAACCGGCATTCTACTGCCATTGGCCGAGTGTGGCTCTCGGTCATCTTTATCTTCAGAATCATGGTGCTGGTGGTGGCTGCCGAGAGCGTGTGGGGTGACGAGAAGTCTTCCTTCATCTGCAACACCCTCCAGCCTGGCTGCAACAGCGTCTGCTACGACCACTTTTTCCCCATTTCCCATGTGCGTCTGTGGTCTCTGCAGCTCATCTTGGTTTCCACCCCAGCTCTCCTCGTGGCCATGCACGTGGCTCACCAGCAGCacatagaaaagaaaatgctgcGACTTGAGGGCCACGGGGACCCCCTACACCTGGAGGAGGTGAAGAGGCACAAGGTCCACATCTCAGGGACACTGTGGTGGACCTATGTCATCAGCGTGGTCTTCCGGCTGCTGTTCGAAGCCGCCTTCATGTACGTCTTTTATCTGCTCTACCCTGGCTACGCCATGGTGCGGCTGGTCAAATGTGAGGCCTACCCCTGCCCCAACACAGTGGACTGCTTCGTGTCCCGCCCCACGGAGAAAACCGTCTTCACCGTCTTCATGTTGGCCGCCTCCGGCATCTGTATCATCCTCAACGTGGCCGAGGTGGTGTACCTCATCTTCCGGGCCTGCGCCCGCCGAGCCCAGCGCCGCTCCAATCCGCCCTCCCGCAAGGGCTCCGGGGGCTTCGGCCACCGCCTCTCACCTGAGTACAAGCAGAACGAGATCAACAAGCTGCTCAGCGAGCAAGACGGCTCCCTGAAAGACATACTGCGCCGCAGCCCCGGCACCGGGGCCGGGCTGGCCGAGAAGAGCGACCGCTGCTCAGCCTGCTGA